A section of the Anaerolineae bacterium genome encodes:
- a CDS encoding PAS domain S-box protein translates to MFDYRLRQRDYLLAISRAMTSRLDVRAVLRLILKSAAELLGADVALIAVRDNQDSFRIRAAYGIPAQKLHLFTPLLEDIPVLPAGWSIPDLSWRLHLVSSAAGLPLRQVIALPMMIGDQLIGVVYVFRLTGLAFSEDDRQVLASFADQAAIAIHNARLYQQLLAEKRRLDAIIEHSADGIMILDAHCRVEVINRALERMTGWRAGDAVGRHCSEVLTAVNAQGQPLCGKICTALEQAEEPAGAEETLYLEGDIVRPDGSKVSVGINHSLLWDEEGRLLNIILDVHDITRFRQAEELQSTFISVISHELKTPVALIKGYASTLSREDAHWDEATVREGLRIIEEESDRLDQLISNLLDASRIQAGGLKLELTDVSLPRLAEKIVNRLRTQTSVHRFELAFPPDFPPVFADEERISQVLYNLLNNAVKYSPRGGTIRVGGQALDREVLVYVSDEGIGIPKEEQANLFQRFYRVDSGLRRQTPGVGLGLYLSRAIIEAHGGRIWVESEAGKGATFYFTLPRIAA, encoded by the coding sequence ATGTTCGACTACCGCCTGCGACAGCGAGATTATCTGCTGGCCATCAGCCGGGCCATGACCTCCCGGCTGGACGTGCGCGCCGTGCTCCGGCTCATCCTGAAAAGTGCGGCCGAACTGCTGGGCGCCGATGTCGCCCTCATCGCTGTGCGGGATAACCAGGACTCGTTCCGCATCCGGGCGGCGTACGGCATCCCCGCTCAGAAACTGCATCTGTTCACTCCTCTGCTGGAGGATATTCCGGTACTGCCGGCCGGCTGGTCCATACCGGACCTGTCCTGGCGACTGCATCTCGTCAGCTCTGCCGCCGGCCTGCCCCTGCGCCAGGTCATCGCCCTGCCCATGATGATCGGCGACCAACTGATCGGCGTCGTCTACGTTTTCCGGCTCACCGGCCTGGCCTTCTCCGAGGACGACCGTCAGGTGCTGGCCAGCTTCGCCGACCAGGCGGCCATCGCCATCCACAACGCCCGCCTGTACCAGCAGTTGCTGGCGGAGAAGCGCCGGCTGGACGCCATCATCGAGCACAGCGCCGACGGCATCATGATCTTGGACGCGCACTGTCGGGTGGAGGTCATCAACCGGGCGCTGGAGCGCATGACCGGCTGGCGCGCCGGCGATGCCGTGGGCCGGCACTGCTCGGAAGTGCTGACCGCGGTCAACGCCCAGGGCCAGCCCCTGTGCGGCAAGATATGCACGGCGCTGGAGCAGGCGGAGGAGCCGGCCGGCGCGGAGGAAACGCTCTATCTCGAGGGAGATATCGTCCGACCGGACGGCAGTAAGGTCTCCGTCGGCATCAACCATTCCCTGCTCTGGGACGAGGAAGGCCGGCTGTTGAACATCATCCTCGATGTGCATGACATCACCCGCTTCCGTCAGGCGGAGGAACTGCAATCCACCTTTATCTCGGTCATCTCCCACGAGCTGAAGACGCCGGTAGCGCTCATCAAGGGCTACGCCAGCACATTGAGCCGGGAGGACGCCCACTGGGACGAGGCGACGGTGCGCGAGGGACTGCGCATCATCGAGGAGGAGAGCGATCGTCTGGATCAGCTTATCAGCAACCTGCTGGACGCCTCGCGCATCCAGGCCGGCGGCCTCAAGCTGGAGCTGACCGACGTATCCCTGCCGCGTCTGGCGGAGAAAATCGTGAACCGTCTGCGCACGCAGACCTCGGTGCACCGCTTCGAGCTTGCCTTCCCGCCCGACTTCCCGCCGGTCTTTGCCGATGAGGAGCGCATCAGCCAGGTGCTCTACAACCTCCTGAACAACGCGGTGAAGTACTCCCCGCGCGGCGGCACCATCCGGGTGGGCGGCCAGGCCCTGGATCGCGAGGTGTTGGTGTACGTCTCGGACGAGGGCATCGGCATCCCGAAAGAGGAGCAGGCCAACCTGTTCCAGCGCTTTTATCGGGTGGATTCCGGCCTGCGCCGGCAGACCCCCGGCGTGGGCCTGGGACTGTACCTCAGCCGCGCCATCATCGAGGCGCACGGCGGGCGCATCTGGGTAGAGAGCGAGGCCGGCAAAGGCGCCACCTTCTATTTCACCCTGCCGCGCATCGCGGCATGA
- a CDS encoding DUF2917 domain-containing protein, with protein sequence MTTFKPRTSLVLTVAKKPRAEGVRSEGLAVPVVNLRPGLMERMELSAGELLRLSGANRWRIIVCRRGRVWVTQEADVRDYVLEPGQMFVIAQPGTVVLQALSDAELLLTPALQTIPYRGRYEDAIFT encoded by the coding sequence ATGACCACGTTCAAACCGAGAACCAGTCTGGTGCTGACGGTGGCAAAGAAGCCGCGTGCCGAGGGGGTGCGGAGCGAAGGGTTGGCGGTACCGGTCGTCAATCTGCGGCCGGGATTGATGGAGCGGATGGAGCTGTCCGCCGGCGAGCTACTGCGCCTTTCGGGTGCCAATCGCTGGCGCATCATCGTCTGCCGGCGGGGCCGCGTCTGGGTGACCCAGGAAGCCGATGTCCGGGACTACGTGCTGGAACCGGGCCAGATGTTCGTCATCGCCCAGCCGGGCACCGTCGTCCTGCAGGCGTTGAGCGATGCGGAGCTGTTGCTGACGCCGGCTTTGCAGACCATCCCCTATCGCGGCCGCTATGAGGATGCCATCTTCACATGA
- a CDS encoding response regulator transcription factor, which produces MAKRHILVVDDESRIVRFVRMNLELEGFRVSEANTGREAIEKVRDDLPDLVLLDVMLPDMDGFEVLKEIRSFSSVPVIMLTVKGEEEDRVRGLDLGADDYITKPFSPRELTSRIKAVLRRAEAAMPASQGLVVIDEDLQIDFDQREVIVRGNRVKLRPTEYRLLYHLVNNAGWVMTHEMLLSKVWGHEYRDDHQLLRLYITYLRQKIEPDPSNPKYILTEHGIGYRFVDFLGRRAGRGREASDAG; this is translated from the coding sequence ATGGCAAAACGCCATATCTTGGTGGTAGATGACGAATCCCGCATTGTGCGCTTTGTGCGCATGAATCTGGAGCTGGAAGGCTTTCGCGTCAGCGAGGCCAATACTGGCCGCGAGGCCATTGAAAAGGTGCGGGATGACCTGCCGGACCTGGTACTGCTGGACGTTATGCTCCCGGATATGGATGGGTTCGAGGTGCTGAAGGAAATCCGCAGTTTCTCCTCTGTGCCGGTCATTATGCTGACGGTCAAGGGCGAAGAGGAAGACCGGGTGCGCGGGTTGGACCTGGGAGCGGATGATTACATCACCAAGCCGTTCAGCCCGCGCGAGCTGACCAGCCGCATCAAAGCGGTACTGCGCCGCGCGGAAGCGGCCATGCCGGCCTCCCAGGGGCTGGTGGTGATTGATGAGGACCTGCAGATCGACTTCGACCAGCGCGAGGTGATCGTGCGGGGAAACCGGGTCAAGCTCCGCCCGACGGAGTATCGGCTCCTGTATCACTTAGTGAACAACGCCGGCTGGGTGATGACCCATGAGATGCTGTTGTCCAAGGTCTGGGGGCACGAGTACCGCGACGACCACCAGCTTCTGCGCCTCTACATCACCTACCTTCGCCAGAAAATCGAGCCGGACCCCTCCAACCCGAAGTACATCCTCACGGAGCACGGGATTGGCTACCGCTTTGTGGACTTTCTCGGCCGGCGCGCCGGCCGCGGCCGCGAAGCCTCCGATGCCGGCTGA
- a CDS encoding PLP-dependent aminotransferase family protein — MGEPQQSFEYEQIAGEITRWIESGIFRPGDRLPSVRQMSQQKRVSITTVLTAYYLLEARGVIEARPRSGFYVRTALPAALPEPEISAPSLDPTQVSVRDLVTMVLRDALNPKLVQLGVAHPNPSLTATRKLNRIMSAIARQMGEQSGVYAMPAGCDALRLQIAQRMVAAGCNLTPSDIIITSGCAEAITLCLRAICRPGDIVAIESPICFDALQTLEVLGLQALEIPTHPREGISLDALRFAVENTPVRACLVISNFNNPLGSCMPDAKKRELVALLAKHDIPLIENNIFGEIYFSGKRPTVAKAYDRKGLVLLCSSFSKDLSPGYRVGWTAPGRFAPAVEWLKYTSSLATATLPQLAIAQFLASGSYDHHLRHIRRAYARNVAELSLAVTRYFPHGTRVTRPAGGFLLWIQLPEHVDSLELYRRALKAGIAITPGYIFSAGERYRNFIRLNAANWSPAAEGAVRTLGSLVEELMRDPASRR; from the coding sequence ATGGGAGAGCCACAGCAGTCTTTCGAGTATGAGCAAATCGCCGGCGAGATCACCCGCTGGATCGAGAGCGGTATCTTCCGCCCCGGCGACCGTCTGCCCTCTGTGCGGCAGATGAGCCAGCAGAAGCGGGTCAGCATCACCACGGTGCTGACCGCCTATTATCTGCTGGAGGCGCGTGGGGTCATTGAGGCGCGCCCCCGCTCCGGCTTTTATGTGCGCACCGCACTGCCGGCGGCTCTGCCGGAGCCGGAGATATCGGCACCCAGCCTGGATCCGACCCAGGTGAGCGTGCGCGACCTGGTGACCATGGTCCTGCGAGATGCCCTCAACCCCAAGCTGGTACAGCTCGGCGTGGCGCACCCGAACCCCTCGCTCACTGCCACGCGCAAGCTGAACCGTATCATGAGCGCCATCGCGCGCCAGATGGGGGAACAGAGCGGGGTATATGCCATGCCGGCCGGCTGTGATGCCCTGCGCCTCCAGATCGCCCAGCGCATGGTGGCCGCCGGCTGTAACCTGACGCCCTCGGACATCATCATCACCTCCGGCTGTGCGGAGGCGATCACGCTCTGCCTGCGGGCGATCTGCCGGCCGGGGGATATCGTGGCGATCGAATCCCCCATCTGCTTTGACGCTCTGCAGACACTGGAAGTGCTCGGCCTGCAGGCATTGGAGATACCCACGCACCCCCGCGAGGGCATCAGCCTGGATGCCCTGCGCTTCGCTGTCGAAAACACGCCCGTGCGCGCCTGCCTGGTCATCTCCAATTTCAACAATCCCCTGGGGAGCTGTATGCCGGACGCCAAGAAGCGCGAGCTGGTGGCCCTGCTCGCCAAACACGATATCCCGCTCATCGAGAACAACATCTTTGGGGAAATCTATTTCTCGGGGAAGCGCCCGACGGTTGCCAAGGCCTACGACCGCAAGGGGTTGGTCCTGCTTTGTTCCTCGTTCTCCAAGGACCTGTCCCCGGGTTATCGCGTGGGCTGGACGGCGCCGGGGCGCTTCGCGCCGGCGGTCGAGTGGCTCAAGTACACCTCTTCACTGGCCACCGCGACCCTGCCCCAACTGGCTATCGCCCAGTTCCTGGCCAGCGGAAGCTATGACCACCACCTGCGCCATATCCGCCGCGCATATGCCCGGAATGTGGCAGAGCTGTCCCTGGCGGTAACGCGCTATTTCCCGCACGGCACCCGCGTCACGCGGCCGGCCGGCGGCTTCCTGCTCTGGATCCAGCTCCCGGAGCACGTAGACTCCCTGGAATTATACCGGCGCGCGCTGAAGGCCGGCATCGCCATTACCCCCGGCTACATCTTCTCCGCCGGTGAGCGCTACCGCAACTTCATCCGTCTGAACGCCGCCAACTGGTCGCCGGCGGCGGAGGGAGCGGTGCGCACACTGGGCTCCCTGGTCGAGGAATTGATGAGGGACCCTGCCAGCCGGCGCTGA